One genomic region from Spodoptera frugiperda isolate SF20-4 chromosome 21, AGI-APGP_CSIRO_Sfru_2.0, whole genome shotgun sequence encodes:
- the LOC118280304 gene encoding U6 snRNA-associated Sm-like protein LSm2, with protein MLFYSFFKSLVGKDVVVELKNDLSICGTLHSVDQYLNIKLSDISVIDPEKYPHMLSVKNCFIRGSVVRYVQLPADEVDTQLLQDAARKEATVSTR; from the coding sequence atgctGTTCTATTCCTTCTTCAAATCGCTGGTGGGGAAAGATGTGGTAGTGGAGCTGAAGAACGACCTCAGTATATGCGGTACATTGCACTCTGTTGATCAGTATTTGAACATAAAACTGTCGGATATCAGCGTGATCGATCCTGAGAAATATCCTCACATGTTATCAGTGAAGAACTGCTTTATCCGTGGATCTGTAGTGCGTTACGTGCAGCTCCCTGCTGATGAAGTCGATACCCAGTTACTCCAAGACGCAGCGCGTAAGGAGGCCACAGTTTCTACAAGATAA